One Leuconostoc mesenteroides subsp. mesenteroides ATCC 8293 genomic window, TGCTACTTCTTCTATATTAGAAAAGTCGTCGGTTCAATCCATAATCTTCGTTAAATACTATCAACGTAAGATCGTCATTTCATTCTGACTTGAACCATATTTAGGAGAGATAATCGTGACAAAACCAATAACCAAAGAAGAATTATGGTCAAAAGTGCAAGCCGAATTTTTTACCAAGCTCGGTCGTGTTACTTTTTCCACCTATATAGAACCGCTAAAACCGCTGACACTAGGGGATACCAGTTTAACATTAGCAGTACCAAGTGATATGGCACAAGATATCATTGATCAATGGGATAGTGAATACTCCATGGATTTTGTACAATTTGCCATGTCGATTGCTGATGGTTTTATTAAGCCCGACTTGCAAGTGGCCGAAGCAAAGCCTACCACTATACCAACTTTTTCAGATAATTTATCATTTACGCGCGAATCTGACTTAAATCCAGATTTTACTTTTGAAAAATTTGTTATCGGTTCAGGAAACGAAAATGCCTATGCTGTCGCGCGTGCAGTTGCTGATGAGCCTGGACAAGTATACAATCCTTATTTAATTTATGGTGGGGTTGGTCTTGGGAAAACACATTTGATGCAAGCTATCGGCAACGCGTATGCTGTGTCGACGCCAAGCGCACACATCAAATACGCTACAGCTGAAGATTTTTTGAACGATTTTACTGAATCTTTGCGCGCAGGGGATGGCGCTACAGCAGCTTTTAAGCAAGAATATCGTTCTGTTGACCTCTTACTTGTTGATGACATCCAATTCTGGTCTGGAAAAGAAAAAGTTCAGGAAGAATTTTTCAATACTTTTAACGTTTTAACTAAAAATGGTAAACAAATCGTTATGACTTCAGATAAATTACCAACAGAGATTGTTGATCTACAAACACGATTAACATCACGTTTTGAAGCCGGCATTATGATGGATATTCAAAAACCTGATTTACCGACAAGAGTAGCTATTCTACAAAATTTGTCTGAATCTGATGGCTTAGATATTCCTAACGATGTGTTAGAACTGATTGCCGAAAAAATTGATTCCAATGTGCGTAGCTTAGAAGGGGCGTTTCATAAGTTTGAAGCCAGCTTGCGATATATGAATAAACCGGCTACAAAAGAGACTGCTCAACAAATATTAGGTGATTTAAATATTAATCAAGGCTTCAAGATCACTGTTGAGCGCATTCAACAGGTTGTGGCAGATTATTATATGCAAACTATTGATGATCTTAAAAGTTCAAGTCGCAAAAAAGATCTTGTCACTGCACGGCATGTTGCTATGTATCTAACAAGAACGCTAACAAATGAAAGTT contains:
- the dnaA gene encoding chromosomal replication initiator protein DnaA, with translation MTKPITKEELWSKVQAEFFTKLGRVTFSTYIEPLKPLTLGDTSLTLAVPSDMAQDIIDQWDSEYSMDFVQFAMSIADGFIKPDLQVAEAKPTTIPTFSDNLSFTRESDLNPDFTFEKFVIGSGNENAYAVARAVADEPGQVYNPYLIYGGVGLGKTHLMQAIGNAYAVSTPSAHIKYATAEDFLNDFTESLRAGDGATAAFKQEYRSVDLLLVDDIQFWSGKEKVQEEFFNTFNVLTKNGKQIVMTSDKLPTEIVDLQTRLTSRFEAGIMMDIQKPDLPTRVAILQNLSESDGLDIPNDVLELIAEKIDSNVRSLEGAFHKFEASLRYMNKPATKETAQQILGDLNINQGFKITVERIQQVVADYYMQTIDDLKSSSRKKDLVTARHVAMYLTRTLTNESLPDIGRSFGGRDHSSVLHATTKITEKSESDSRTKEMLDALTDEIKHGK